One Melitaea cinxia chromosome 17, ilMelCinx1.1, whole genome shotgun sequence genomic region harbors:
- the LOC123661562 gene encoding maspardin-like, whose protein sequence is MSNLSDLSRSSEYLSFRSSIPLRKIVVDSDGTKAWKIFDSGPKSVTCPLICLPPVSGTADIFFKQVMGLTTRGIRVIAAEPPPYWSLKEWCDGFRRLLDYMELDKVHIFGASLGGFIGQKFTELTKNCPRVASLILCNSFTDTSVFEYHDSAALFWLLPSLVLKRMLMGNFITDKVDKRIADSIDFMVERLESLTQTELASRLTLNCIPCYVKPQLLSDLPITIMDVWDESALSSRVREDLYKSYPQAKLAHLKSGGNFPYLSRSDEVNLHLLIHLRQFDCTDFTASYISLHKLTAPQGQPEEGSVSYFNQKDKFVKIT, encoded by the exons atgAGTAACCTCAGTGATTTATCGCGATCTagtgaatatttaagttttcgaAGTAGTATTCCATTACGAAAGATAGTTGTTGATTCAGATGGAACCAAG GCTTGGAAAATATTCGACAGTGGTCCAAAATCTGTAACCTGCCCCCTCATTTGCTTGCCACCCGTGTCAGGAACAGCTGACATTTTCTTTAAACAAGTAATGGGACTTACAACAAGAGGCATTCGCGTTATCGCAGCTGAACCTCCACCTTATTGGAGCTTAAAAGAATGGTGTGATGGTTTCAGAAGACTTTTAGACTACatggaattagataaagtgcaTATTTTTGGCGCTTCTCtag GTGGTTTTATTGGACAAAAGTTTACAGAGCTTACAAAAAACTGTCCCCGAGTTGCATCTCTAATATTATGCAACTCATTTACTGATACATCTGTTTTTGAATATCATGACTCTGCGGCTCTTTTTTGGCTCTTACCATCCTTAGTTCTGAAGAGAATGTTGATGGGGAACTTTATAACTGACAAAGTAGACAAAAGAATTGCAGATTCCATTGACTTTATGGTTGAAAGA CTAGAATCACTGACACAAACTGAATTAGCATCAAGATTGACTCTAAATTGTATACCGTGTTATGTAAAACCCCAGTTACTAAGTGATTTGCCTATTACAATAATGGATGTGTGGGATGAGAGTGCTTTGAGTTCAAGAGTTCGGGAAGATTTGTACAAATCATATCCACAAGCTAAACTAGCTCATTTGAAGAGTGGAGGCAATTTCCCTTATTTAAGTAGAAGTGATGAAGTCAACTTACATTTACtg ATTCATCTAAGGCAATTTGACTGTACAGACTTCACTGCATCATACATCAGTCTCCATAAATTAACGGCCCCCCAAGGGCAGCCAGAAGAAGGTTCTGTCAGCTACTTTAATCAAAAAgataaatttgtcaaaattaCATAA
- the LOC123661561 gene encoding stomatin-like protein 2, mitochondrial: protein MFSRTRFLVSRVLPLKNAFKLEYKNESRLLYGITAVRYRSTTPLNTIIMFVPQQEAWIVERMGKFHRILEPGLNLLWPVVDKIKYVQSLKEIAIDVPKQSAITSDNVTLSIDGVLYLRIIDPYLASYGVEDPEFAITQLAQTTMRSELGQISLDKVFRERESLNVSIVHAINKASEAWGITCLRYEIRDIKLPTRVHEAMQMQVEAERRKRAAILESEGVRAADINVAEGKRQARILASEAEKQEQINKASGEAQAMLAVAEARARGLKLIANALSQPDSKNAASLTLAEQYVAAFNKLARTTNTLILPANAGDVSNLVGQAMSIYSTVSAHNKQAPHGEPIVPDIMLDDPMFKLSSLNEKATTLQQPVASENDNLAEYYSDDEEREKAIKAQKEKKQLNLIEKEK from the exons ATGTTTTCGCGTACAAGATTCCTTGTTTCGAGAGTTCTTCCTTTGAAA aaTGCTTTTAAGTTGGAATACAAAAATGAATCTCGCTTGCTGTACGGAATCACAGCGGTGAGGTATCGTTCAACCACTCCacttaatactattattatgtttgttcCACAACAAGAG gCATGGATTGTAGAAAGAATGGGAAAATTTCATAGAATTCTTGAACCAGGATTGAACCTACTCTGGCCTGTTGTagacaaaattaaatatgtacaaagtttGAAAGAAATAGCCATAGACGTTCCAAAGCAAAGTGCAATCACATCAGACAATGTCACACTCAGTATTGATGGAGTTTTGTACTTAAGGATTATTGATCCATATTTGG CGTCATATGGTGTGGAAGATCCAGAATTTGCAATTACACAGTTGGCTCAAACTACAATGAGGTCTGAATTGGGTCAAATATCACTTGACAAGGTGTTTAGAGAAAGGGAATCTCTCAATGTGTCAATAGTGCACGCTATAAATAAAGCCAGTGAAGCTTGGGGCATTACTTGTTTGAGATATGAAATAC gtgATATAAAGTTACCTACAAGAGTTCACGAAGCCATGCAGATGCAAGTCGAGGCAGAAAGAAGAAAAAGGGCCGCAATTTTGGAGTCAGAGGGTGTCCGTGCCGCTGATATAAATGTTGCGGAAGGTAAACGGCAAGCTCGAATCTTGGCTTCAG aGGCCGAGAAACAAGAGCAGATCAATAAGGCGTCGGGTGAAGCTCAAGCTATGTTGGCTGTTGCTGAAGCTCGTGCTCGAGGACTCAAGCTTATTGCTAATGCACTCTCACAACCA gatAGTAAAAATGCTGCATCTCTAACTCTCGCAGAGCAATATGTAGCAGCCTTTAATAAGCTTGCCCGAACAACTAACACACTCATATTACCAGCTAATGCAGGGGATGTTTCGAATTTGGTTGGCCAG GCTATGTCAATATATTCAACTGTGTCAGCACATAACAAACAAGCACCTCACGGAGAGCCAATAGTTCCAGATATTATGTTAGATGATCCCATGTTCAAATTAAGTTCTCTCAATGAAAAAGCTACAACCCTACAACAGCCAGTGGCTAGTGAAAACGATAATTTAGCCGAATATTATTCTGACGATGAAGAAAGAGAAAAAGCTATAAAAGCACAAAAGGAAAAGAAACAACTTAATCTTATAGAGAAAGAAAAATAG